Sequence from the Procambarus clarkii isolate CNS0578487 unplaced genomic scaffold, FALCON_Pclarkii_2.0 HiC_scaffold_1917, whole genome shotgun sequence genome:
CTGACGAGAGGAGCCTTGACTATTATTAAGGAATGTGATGGCGGCAACAACCATCTCAGAATACTTGGGATGGTTCGCAGTCCTGTCCAAAACATTATCAGATGTCTTAGTTTTGGACCTTAAGACGACCATCTTGTGGGCTATTGTAAGACTCGATGCAGACAACTCGTATTGATCCTACACTTTCAAGAGGTAAGGAGTGATTGCGTTGACTTGTCTGCTAAGGCTACATATAACAGCTGAGGTCAGGTGAGTATTAGGCATAACAAGGGgcatattaatagggaattaaaagtatcaacacattttTACAGGCTcatcatagcctgtgctacatggacacttccttctaagtagctaaatctaaaaacaacaacgtaTCACACATGACAActtaaaacaatgaatataaataggataagtttagaaagacatggataaatactggttcggtaacagggttcttGATTTGTGGACCCAATTATCGCGAAAACGTGGGAgagttccttgattgtttcaaagtgggttggacatgtatatgagtgggatttggtggttataaatagaaactgcctcgtatggaccttctgcagttacttttattGTTATAATCATTAATTAAAGCCAGAGGGCTTTACACTTGTAGCTGAGCAACTGTGACATCAATAAGTGTTTCCCCATTATAAATTCCCTTACCCAATGCTTTCAAGTAGGTTGTTTTTAACAAATaataaactcaaaccaaacaaatccccagctccgaatgaagtgtttgccagggtgcttaaagcatGCGAAGAGGatctttgcgagccactgtctaccatatttaataaatccgtAGAGTCAAGCATAgtgcagagtcatggaaggttgctaatgtgctaCTTATTTTtatgaaaggagatagatcacttacgtCAAACTATAGGGAAATTAGCATAACGTTTATTGTGGGaaaattacttgaatcgataattgcaagtacaattcgtgttcatcttgaaaaacataaattaataatgattcgcaacatggttttacaaatggccgttcatgtttaaacagatttgctataattttattccagcatagttgaggcagttgatagtggtaaggattgtaatgctgtgtaccttgactttagcaaaacttttgatacagtgtcaggtgaaagactgattaaaaatatggtattaggggtgctatattaagttggattattgCATGGCtacaccaaaggaaacagagagttagtataatggggtcaagtcagagtgggaaaatgttgtaagtaaagtgcctcaaggctctgtcctgggacctgtcctctgttgtttataatatatatataaatgatttagaatcagggttgagtagcaacatttggaaATTTGCCGATTATACAAAAATCGGTAAAGAAATAAACACGGAAGTCAACCCCCTATCACTTCAAGTAAATCTAaataggattttgaaatggtgaaagattggcagatgcagtttaatgctgataaatgtaaagttttgaggctaaataataaatgatagttacaagatacgagctagttagtgtagagattgcgaagtcggattgcgaaagagaactgggagttatgattagtaagaacttaaaaccaaaagatcaatgcatgaatgttcgtattaAGGCGAATAGGATACTGGGATTTATCAATCGAAGCGTTAGAAACAAGACacctgttgttcttcagctatatcttgttctggttaggccccatttagattatgcagttcagctttTGTCGCtgcactatagaatggatataaattcacttgaacgtgtctaacGAAGGATGACGAAGTTAATCCCCCTAAATAGAAAtctttatgagtgggatttggtggttataaataggagctgcctcgtatgggccaataggccttctgcggttacctttgttcttaggtaactgcagaaggaccatacgaggcagctcctatttataaccaccaaatcccactcataaaggtttctaattagggggattaactttgttaggagctgcctcgtatgggccttctGCCGTTatctaagaataaaggtaactgcagaaggcctattggcccatacgaggcagctccgatctataaccaccgaatcccactcatatacatgtccaacccacgtttaaaACAGATAACCTTTATTCTTATCTTCATTAATTAAAGCCTCTGAGCTTTACACATGAAGCTGGAGCAACTGTGACATCCGTAAATGCTTTCCCATTATAACTAGTCATAAATGGTCAGAACAAAAACAAATTTGATAAAAATTTaaatgtatttgtttattttcacATGAAGGTAACATGTACATTAAAATATTTGCTGGCCCGAGGGTAAAACAGTTCAGGTTTTCCTAAGAATTAAACCTAAAGAATATAAAAAACTGTCTTGATCCATATGATGAAGACTTGGCTGAGTGAAGGCTTGAGGCTGGCTTCCAGCAGCAGCTTGTGGTGTGGTAGCTGCGACACTCTTGACCTGTTGGACGCCTCCGGACTCCATACTTCTCTTCATCCTGATGTCGGCCATTGTCTGTTCTATCAGGAAGGCCTCAACGATAGAATTTTTAACAAGCTTATATTGTTTCTTTTTAGAATGCCTTTTGCGAGCAGTCTTCTCGGAAGATTGTTTGCTGATGCATTTTCATGGGAGAAATTCCTTCCTGCCGCCTTCTTGGCTGAAGCCTTGAGCTTGGCTTCATCAGAGCACTTGTTGACTTTAAAATGCATTAACCGACCAGTAATTTTAACCTGTGTGAGGGCGCCTGAAGTAACACCTCGCCTCAAAGCCAGCTTCAGATGGATGTCAGCGTCCTTCTCGTTAACCGAGAAATTACAGACGACGAACTTCAGAATATCCTGACGAGAGGAGCCTTGACTATTATTAAGGAATGTGATGGCGGCAACAACCATCTCAGAATACTTGGGATGGTTCGCAGTCCTGTCCAAAACATTATCAGATGTCTTAGTTTTGGACCTTAAGACGACCATCTTGTGGGCTATTGTAAGACTCGATGCAGACAACTCGTATTGATCCTACACTTTCAAGAGGTAAGGAGTGATTGCGTTGACTTGTCTGCTAAGGCTACATATAACAGCTGAGGTCAGGTGAGTATTAGGCATAACAAGGGgcatattaatagggaattaaaagtatcaacacattttTACAGGCTcatcatagcctgtgctacatggacacttccttctaagtagctaaatctaaaacaacaacgtatcaacacatgacaacttaaaacaatgaatataaataggataagtttagaaagacatggataaatactggttcggtaacagggttcttGATTTGTGGACCCAATTATCGCGAAACGTGGGAgagttccttgattgtttcaaagtgggttggacatgtatatgagtgggatttggtggttataaatagaaactgcctcgtatggaccttctgcagttacttttattGTTATAATCATTAATTAAAGCCAGAGGGCTTTACACTTGTAGCTGGAGCAACTGTGACATCAATAAGTGTTTCCCCattataaattccccttccccaaTGCTTCCAAGTAGGTTGTttttaaacaaataataaaactcaaaccaaacaaatccccagcgccgaatgaagtgtttgccagggtgcttaaagcatGCGAAGAGGatctttgcgagccactgtctaccatatttaataaatccgtAGAGTCAAGCATAgtgcagagtcatggaaggttgctaatgtgctacttatttttaagaaaggagatagatcacttacgtCAAACTATAGGAAATTAGCATAACGTTTATTGTGGGaaattacttgaatcgataattgcaagtacaattcgtgttcatcttgaaaaacataaattaataaatgattcgcaacatggttttacaaatggccgttcatgtttaacagatttgctataattttattccagcatagttgaggcagttgatagtggtaaggattgtaatgttgtgtaccttgactttagcaaaacttttgatacagtgtcaggtgaaagactgattaaaaatatggtattaggggtgctatattaagttggattattgCATGGCtacaccaaaggaaacagagagttagtataaatggggtcaagtcagagtgggaaaatgttgtaagtaaagtgcctcaaggctctgtcctgggacctgtcctctgttgtttataatatatatataaatgatttagaatcagggttgagtagcaacatttggaaATTTGCCGATTATACAAAAATCGGTAAAGAAATAAACACGGAAGTAAACCCCCTATCACTTCAAGTAAATCTAaataggattttgaaatggtgaaaagattggcagatgcagtttaatgctgataaatgtaaagttttgaggcaaaATAATaaagatagttacaagatacgagctagttagtgtagagattgcgaagtcggattgcgaaagagaactgggagttatgattagtaagaacttaaaaccaaaagatcaatgcatgaatgttcgtattaAGGCGAATAGGATACTGGGATTTATCAATCGAAGCGTTagaaacaagacacctggtgttgttcttcagctatatcttgttctggttaggccccatttagattatgcagttcagctttTGTCGCtgcactatagaatggatataaattcacttgaacgtgtctaacGAAGGATGACGAAGTTAATCCCCCTAAATAGAAAtctttatgagtgggatttggtggttataaataggagctgcctcgtatgggccaataggccttctgcggttacctttgttcttaggtaactgcagaaggaccatacgaggcagctcctatttataaccaccaaatcccactcataaaggtttctaattagggggattaactttgttaggagctgcctcgtatgggccttctGCCGTTatctaagaataaaggtaactgcagaaggcctattggcccatacgaggcagctccgatctataaccaccgaatcccactcatatacatgtccaacccacgtttaaaACAGATAACCTTTATTCTTATCTTCATTAATTAAAGCCTCTGAGCTTTACACATGAAGCTGGAGCAACTGTGACATCCGTAAATGCTTTCCCATTATAACTAGTCATAAATGGTCAGAACAAAAACAAATTTGATAAAAATTTaaatgtatttgtttattttcacATGAAGGTAACATGTACATTAAAATATTTGCTGGCCCGAGGGTAAAACAGTTCAGGTTTTCCTAAGAATTAAACCTAAAGAATATAAAAAACTGTCTTGATCCATATGATGAAGACTTGGCTGAGTGAAGGCTTGAGGCTGGCTTCCAGCAGCAGCTTGTGGTGTGGTAGCTGCGACACTCTTGACCTGTTGGACGCCTCCGGACTCCATACTTCTCTTCATCCTGATGTCGGCCATTGTCTGTTCTATCAGGAAGGCCTCAACGATAGAATTTTTAACAAGCTTATATTTTGAACTTATTTATTGTTTGCTTTTTAGAATGTCCTGCGAGCAGTCTTCTCAGGAAGATTGTTTGCTGATGCATTTTCATGGGAGAAATTCCTTCCTGCCGCCTTCTTGGCTGAAGCCTTGAGCTTGGCTTCATCAGAGCACTTGTTGACTTTAAAATGCATTAACCGACCAGTAATTTTAACCTGTGTGAGGGCGCCTGAAGTAACACCTCGCCTCAAAGCCAGCTTCAGATGGATGTCAGCGTCCTTCTCGTTAACCGAGAAATTACAGACGACGAACTTCAGAATATCCTGACGAGAGGAGCCTTGACTATTATTAAGGAATGTGATGGCGGCAACAACCATCTCAGAATACTTGGGATGGTTCGCAGTCCTGTCCAAAACATTATCAGATGTCTTAGTTTTGGACCTTAAGACGACCATCTTGTGGGCTATTGTAAGACTCGATGCAGACAACTCGTATTGATCCTACACTTTCAAGAGGTAAGGAGTGATTGCGTTGACTTGTCTGCTAAGGCTACATATAACAGCTGAGGTCAGGTGAGTATTAGGCATAACAAGGGgcatattaatagggaattaaaagtatcaacacattttTACAGGCTcatcatagcctgtgctacatggacacttccttctaagtagctaaatctaaaacaacaacgtatcaacacatgacaacttaaaacaatgcatataaataggataagtttagaaagacatggataaatactggttcggtaacagggttcttGATTTGTGGACCCAATTATCGCGAAACGTGGGAgagttccttgattgtttcaaagtgggttggacatgtatatgagtgggatttggtggttataaatagaaactgcctcgtatggaccttctgcagttacttttattGTTATAATCATTAATTAAAGCCAGAGGGCTTTACACTTGTAGCTGGAGCAACTGTGACATCAATAAGTGTTTCCCCattataaattccccttccccaaTGCTTCCAAGTAGGTTGttttaaacaaataataaaactcaaaccaaacaaatccccagcgccgaatgaagtgtttgccagggtgcttaaagcatGCGAAGAGGatctttgcgagccactgtctaccatatttaataaatccgtAGAGTCAAGCATAgtgcagagtcatggaaggttgctaatgtgctacttatttttaagaaaggagatagatcacttacgtCAAACTATAGGAAATTAGCATAACGTTTATTGTGGGaaattacttgaatcgataattgcaagtacaattcgtgttcatcttgaaaaacataaattaataaatgattcgcaacatggttttacaaatggccgttcatgtttaacagatttgctataattttattccagcatagttgaggcagttgatagtggtaaggattgtaatgttgtgtaccttgactttagcaaaacttttgataATACAGTGTCaggtgaaagactgattaaaaatatggtattaggggtgctatattaagttggattattgCATGGCTACACCAGAGGAAACAgagaattagtataaatggggtcaagtcagagtgggaaaatgttgtaagtaaagtgcctcaaggctctgtcctgggacctgtcctctgttgtttataatatatatataaatgatttagaatcagggttgagtagcaacatttggaaATTTGCCGATTATACAAAAATCGGTAAAGAAATAAACACGGAAGCAAACCCCCTATCACTTCAAGTAAATCTAaataggattttgaaatggtgaaaagattggcagatgcagtttaatgctgataaatgtaaagttttgaggctaaataataatgatagttacaagatacgagctagttaGTGTAGAGATTGCGAAAGAgaactgggagttatgattagtaagaacttaaaaccaaaagatcaatgcatgaatgttcgtattaAGGCGAATAGGATACTGGGATTTATCAATCGAAGCGTTAGAAACAAgatacctggtgttgttcttcagctatatcttgttctggttaggccccatttagattatgcagttcagctttTGTCGCtgcactatagaatggatataaattcacttgaacgtgtctaacGAAGGATGACGAAGTTAATCCCCCTAAATAGAAAtctttatgagtgggatttggtggttataaataggagctgcctcgtatgagccaataggccttctgcggttacctttgttcttacgtaactgcagaaggaccatacgaggcagcttctatttataaccaccaaatcccactcataaagatttctaatttgggggattaactttgttaggagctgcctcgtatgggccttctgcagttaccttagaataaaagtaactgcagaaggcctattggcccatacgaggcagctctgatctataaccaccgaatcccactcatatacatgtccaacccactttTAAAACAGATAACCTCTATTCTTATCTTCATTAATTAAAGCCTCTGAGCTTTACACATGAAGCTGGAGCAACTGTGACATCCGTAAATGCTTTCCCATTATAACTAGTCATAAATGGTCAGAACAAAAACAAATTTGATAAAAATTaaaatgtatttgtttattttcacATGAAGGTAACATGTACATCAAAATATTTGCTGGCCCGAGGGTAAAACAGTTCAGGTTTTCCTAGGAATTAAACCTAAAGAATATAAAAAACTGTCTTGATCCATATGATGAAGACTTGGCTGAGTGAAGGCTTGAGGCTGGCTTCCAGCAGCAGCTTGTGGTGTGGTAGCTGCGACACTCTTGACCTGTTGGACGCCTCCGGACTCCATACTTCTCTTCATCCTGATGTCGGCCATTGTCTGTTCTATCAGGAAGGCCTCAACGATAGAATTTTTAACAAGCTTATATTGTTTCTTTTTAGAATGCCTTTTGCGAGCAGTCTTCTCAGGAAGATTGTTTGCTGATGCATTTTCATGGGAGAAATTCCTTCCTGCCGCCTTCTTGGCTGAAGCCTTGAGCTTGGCTTCATCAGAGCACTTGTTGACTTTAAAATGCATTAACCGACCAGTAATTTTAACCTGTGTGAGGACACCTGAAGTAACACCTCGCCTCAAAGCCAGCTTCAGATGGATGTCAGCGTCCTTCTCGTTAACCGAGTAATTACAGACGACGAACTTCAGAATATCCTGACGAGAGGAGCCTTGACTATTATTAAGGAATGTGATGGCGGCAACAACCATCTCAGAATACTTGGGATGGTTCGCAGTCCTGTCCAAAACATTATCAGATGTCTTAGTTTTGGACCTTAAGACGACCATCTTGTGGGCTATTGTAAGACTCGATGCAGACAACTCGTATTGATCCTACACTTTCAAGAGGTAAGGAGTGATTGCGTTGACTTGTCTCCTAAGGCTACATATAACAGCTGAGGTCAGGTGAGTATTATGCATAACAAGGGgcatattaatagggaatta
This genomic interval carries:
- the LOC138362508 gene encoding histone H1-delta-like, with the translated sequence MVVLRSKTKTSDNVLDRTANHPKYSEMVVAAITFLNNSQGSSRQDILKFVVCNFSVNEKDADIHLKLALRRGVTSGALTQVKITGRLMHFKVNKCSDEAKLKASAKKAAGRNFSHENASANNLPRRLLAKGILKRNNISLLKILSLRPS
- the LOC123747550 gene encoding histone H1-delta-like, with amino-acid sequence MVVLRSKTKTSDNVLDRTANHPKYSEMVVAAITFLNNSQGSSRQDILKFVVCNYSVNEKDADIHLKLALRRGVTSGVLTQVKITGRLMHFKVNKCSDEAKLKASAKKAAGRNFSHENASANNLPEKTARKRHSKKKQYKLVKNSIVEAFLIEQTMADIRMKRSMESGGVQQVKSVAATTPQAAAGSQPQAFTQPSLHHMDQDSFLYSLGLIPRKT
- the LOC138362509 gene encoding histone H1, sperm-like, which gives rise to MVVLRSKTKTSDNVLDRTANHPKYSEMVVAAITFLNNSQGSSRQDILKFVVCNFSVNEKDADIHLKLALRRGVTSGALTQVKITGRLMHFKVNKCSDEAKLKASAKKAAGRNFSHENASANNLPEKTARRTF